Part of the Lolium rigidum isolate FL_2022 chromosome 6, APGP_CSIRO_Lrig_0.1, whole genome shotgun sequence genome, GCACGTGTTGTGGGTTACAGAAGTGACTGTACGTGCGGTGTTTCAATCTGCAGTCCTACTCTGGTTCCAGACTTCTACAGTACGATCTGCGCTTGGGTTTTGACGACCCTGCATCTTCTCAAGCTGGCAATCTCGCCTGCTAGCAATTCAGCACAAATTGATGAAGCACATCCTCATACGGCTTTTGGCTGAACCTGTTCGAAGTCAAACACCTCAAACATTAATCGCCGGACATCAGGCTTGCCATAGACACAGTACGAgagcccatgtattgcttgctggACAGCGGTCGTGGAAGGATTTCTTAGCCGGCGGTTGTGTTCAAATCTGTCCTGTACAGTCTCCCCATATATAATGTAGTGGTGAAGGTGTTTGTCCCGCAAGTACCGTCCGCAGTACTTGTTCATCAACAACCTCCTATGCTTCTCTGCCAACCACCTACCGGGTGCGTCGAGATGCTTCATGAGCAGCCTCTCTGCCAATACTAGATCCTGATCACAAAAGAGTTCAGACCTTCATTATGACTGTTGACCCAATGAAGAGTGGCCAAACGCCAAAAAGATCATTATAGGGGCACAACAAACCTGAATCTTCTGCCCAACATATTCCAGGCGCTCGAAACAAAATCTTGGATGCTCGAACTTATACTTCGAAGGATGCATGAAGCACAACTGCAGTAAAAAAACAATACGAGTTATGCTGATTTATCATTTATGCACAGATGATAATGGAACTGGAGAAACAAAGAAATATATCAACAATTTGAGTTACTGGACAACTAGGAAACAGGATTTGATAAGACAAAGAATGTACCGACAAACATGCTTTGCATGCAGAGAGACAAGTATCGTTAGAAAGGAAGAccataaggaaagaagagaatagTGGTGTCCAAATACCTGAAGACCAAGTCCAAGTTCTATGTTCCTTGCTTCTGTGATTTCTGGAATTTTATCATTCTTAGGCAAGGGATATCCTAAGATATTCATGACTTTGGGTCTATTATCGAAGTCCCAAATGTTTCCTCTGAAACGATGCATGCCTGGTGGTACACATGCTCGGAAAAGCCTAGGATGAGCAAAAAGAGCATCTTCTGGTGGCTGCATTACATGCAACAGTTAACTAGATAAGAGACAAGCACTGGTGAAGGTTTCAGACAAAAAAATAGGAACGGTCAATACCCGATAGGCAGCAACATCTTGCCACGTGAGTTGTCTCTTTTCAAACTCCACTGAAACATAGTCAACATCTTCTAGTTGACGCCGCAGTTTTGGCTGACAGCTCTCTTCTTCAGGGTCCATACCGAACGCCTCAAAAAGAACACGATAGACTTCAGGCATTCCAAAGCACAGATATATAGCTCCAAATAGTGCCCAGAATACAGCCCTGGAACACAAAGTATCATATATGTATGCCAATTTGACAATTAACAGTACAGATAGCTGTAACAAACCGAACACTTCAGATAAACTCTTTACATGACAAAGCATCATCATGAATTTATGATTTGGTTATGTGCTCCATATTCTCATACAAAGAAATTTTGCACAGCAAGTCAATATAGGGAAGGAACACACAGCAGTACGGCATAAAGAGATGGAAGAATGTATACCCGTACAAAATCTAACTGGATAATGTGGGGGCAACTAGCCCATTTGCAAGGCTGTGTAGAACACCCAAAAATGGAGATGACTTAACAGAGAAAGTCGCAGAACATACAGATAACACTAAACTACAGAGTGCCCAAACAATAAGCTAGAATTATTCACTTTCGCCATTAATACTATGCTAGTACATCCAAATTAATCAAATTCACTGAATGTGTCAAGAAGATAACAAATAGTTCAACGGACCCCTACCAAACTACTCCTAGCATCACATCACCCTTACAATTCCTAAAAAAATGACTGTCACAGAAGAGAAATTACATAATGCAGATCAATCTCATGCAAAAATACTGATCAATATCTAATTTATAGGTTAACATTCAGGTGTTAACTCACAGGTTGACATTCAGATGCAACATGTTGATTGCAAATGTGCCATGGATTATATCACTCTTTTACACTCGTGAGTGATCCCAAACCACAATTATATATCTCTCTACAATTCAAGTACGGAGTATCACATTTTCAGGAAAGAATCAAAGACTTACTTCGTCGGTGGTTCCCGGTCCTTGCGTATCATCCTATCCAAATCGTCGTAAGGAAACACCAAATTATGCAGGCTGGCGGCTTTGATCCATTTGGGCAGCATCCTCTTCCCGATGAGCGCGAACACGCGCTCCCTCATGGGGCCAGGGGATTCCCTGGGGTACCGCTGCAGGAAGAACTCGGAGAAGGCGAGCTCCAGCACGAACTGGCCCAGGAACCAGAGCCTGGAATGCCCGTTCCGCACGTGCCGCGTCCGCGTGCGCTCGGAGGAGGGGTCGAGGTGCTGGAAGGCGAGGTAGAGGAGGGCATCGAAGTGGCGCGCGGGgcagtcgtcgccgtcgccgagcgTGTCGGAGGGGGCGAGCGGGTAGCCGAGCGCCTGCTTGGCCTCGAGGAGGTACTCGTCCATCCAGGCGCGGTCGGCGGCGGAGAGCGGCGCGGAGGGGAGGCAGGAGGAGAGGAGCGGGAGGGACTTGAGCGAGAGCTGCGGGCTGTTGAGGAAGCGCTGGGTGAGGCGCTCGTCGTCGAGGGGGGGTTTGAGGATGAACCGGCGCGGCGGGTGCTTCTTCTTGGGGGATACGTACTTCTTCCGCTCGGCGAGCTCCCGGAGGAGCCGGCTCGGGCTGTTGGCCGGCTCGGAGGGGGGCGACTGCGGGGGCTGGTCCGCGGCCACGGCGAGCGCGCGGACGCGGCGGCGCGTGGTGGGGAGGTGGAGCGGGAGGGGGGAGAAGGTCAGTGCCTGGAACGCCATGGccggcggtgccatggtggtggcCGCTGTGAGCTGCCTGAGCTGGGGTTTCTGGGTTTGGTGGGCGGGCTGGAGGAAGGAGAGGGAAGGAAGAAGAGGATAAGCGTACAACGATAGGAATGGGACCATTGCGAGCCGTCCGTTTTGTTTTCGATGGCTGAGATCTGGTGGATCGGTCCAGATGTGAGAAAATATCTTGAGCTATCCTTCGAAATGACATGGCAACACACGTGAGCAGCGACAGTTCGCCAGCGGCATCTCGGAAGGAAAAAGGAagaaccgccgccgccgatctcgCCCGCCGCCGCGGCCAGAAGGCGGTCTGGGCGCCGCCAGCTCGCACCCGCCCGTCGATGGCGAACCCGAGGAGGGCCATCGCGCTGCAAATCCACACCCAGGCCCCGCCATtccccgcggccgccgccgcatcctcgCCCTCCTCGCTGCCGTCGTCGCTCCTGCACTTCCTGAAGCGCCCGGCgtccttccccttcctcctctccctcttcctcctcctcacttGGATCTCCCTCCGCTTCCACCAACCCGCCCCTTCCTCCTCCCTTCGGCGTCCCGCCGTCGCCCACGACCCCCAGGCCAACCTCGTACGCTACCCAGCCGCCCTCCACCCCACCCCCATCGCCGCCGACGGACGTGGATGGCTCCTCGACCCTGTTGCTGCCGCCCGCGATGCCGGCCTCCCAGGTGAGCGCTCCCCCCTTTGCCTTGCGAATTCCATGTTAGCTCTCTGTTAGCTCGCTTCAGAAAGTTGGTACTGATCAATTGGAAGGGATAATGTCCTGATCAATGGCAAAAACACCGTGTTATCAATTGCAGCAGTCGGGTCTGTCTAGTTCAATTTTGTAGTAGACACTCCCATGAAATTAACAGtgaaaggaaaaacagagtggtgtaATGAACATGCCACTAGGAGAAATGCAGCACACACATGCTGCGGTGTCACGTGTCGCTGTAACATCTTCTGGAGCAGCACTTGTTTTGCCCCGTCCAAAATATTGTTGTTCGTGAATCCTTCAGTTTTCTACCTCTGGTTTAGGGGTAGTTTCCTTCCCCCATCACTAAATTATTTTCAGAATCGTAGTTCAAGTATGACTTACCTGTTGCTAACCTTCCGTCAGAACCCGCTTGTATTGCTTTTTGCCTCTGTTCCAATTAGTTCTATTACTTACAGCTATGCAATAGTTATGTTAACTCAGTGACATCTTAGTTGGTGATTGTTAAGCATGATTGCAATGGTAACCAGTATATGCACTATGGTTTCGCTGGAAATATACCTCTTTCTTCGACAACATTGTTGGTTCATACAAGGATTGTCTGTCTTCTCTAATATATGGGGCCTGTATAGCAAACCACGATTCTTGAGATGTTTGGTGATTGGTTTCTTCCAAGTTTGCTCCATCTTTGCTGCTCTATATTGTTAAGAATATACTAAACATAATAGACTGATAGATGAGTGGGTTCCTTCTTTGACAAACAATCATTGATCATGACCTGCATTCAGAATTATAAGTTccgcttttcttttttgtttccccCCAAAATGTTCTGATTTATCATACTGATGATGTGCGTTCTTTTGGCCGAAGCGAGAAAAAGGTAGAAAAAGAGAACATCGCAGTATGGGTGTAGGATATGATTAATTTTTAGCTAAAGAAGTTGGAGAATATTCTGCTCGACTTATATTCCccatatttcttttgtgttttatttacctTTGTTGGTTCTATCAGCAGATGCCCATCTTATGGAAAACAAGAGAACCTTTCATGCATCACTACTATTTTCCTACTAACCAAGTTGGAGTAGTAGTTATTGATGTGTTGCACTTTGTGAGTGTATGATTGGTAGTCAGAATGAATTTGTTCTATGCTACCTGCAACTTAGACTGCGACACTGCGTATCTCTACATTCTTGTTTGCAACATTTTGCAAGTCTGATTCTCTTCATCCAAAGAAAATTCCAATCACAGCTCACTTGGTAGTCACAGAACTCCTAGCATGCTTCTTTTCTCTTGTGGGCTACTGTGTTACAGCATTTACACAAGAAGCAGAGTCACAGTTATATGCGTTTTTGGAAGAAATATATTTACTTCTATGCGATTGCTTGGAATTTTGTGCTGCAGCTTAGGGAGAACACATGTAAATGGACCATAAGTTATTTTTTCTGCAACCCAGCCGGACATTAATCATTTAATGTTCAATTTGTGCTAGGTGGGGCCCTGGTTTGTCTCTCGCTACACGTAGGAGTTATCCAGCCAGGCGGTTTGCGTGGCAACCATCGTCACCATACATGCAACGAAACGTTTGTCATCTGGGGCGCAAAGACAAAATTCAGGGTAATGATCCTCCCTTTCTCATTCAGTTCCTGATAGTCAACATGTTTCTAGTGTTGATTGGGTGTTTTTTTGGTAATCAACAGTTAGAAAATGCTGAAGTAAAAGGTAAAGGATACGGAGAAGCTATAATTGCTGCTGATGAGGTGGCCATTGTTGCAAGCACAAGATCAACTGCACATGCGTTGATCAATATGGATGTGCGACCAACCTTCTTCTTGGGATGTCAAGATACACCGATAAATCCCAACAGTTCAAACACCGACTACAAGGTCTGGAAAGATCTCTGACAGTCATATTGCTTCATCCGTCTGATGGTGGGTAGTCTTTCAAGGCTAATATGATGTGAACCATGCCTGTATATAGTTGAGGACTAGAGGTGACACTTGCAGCTGGCTTCCCTAGTTCTCTTGTCTGAATTTTTTGGTAGCAAGGGAGGTCATGTTGTTACTAATGTTGTTTTCTCGTGCATATAATCACTAGTCATGTACTCTTTTGTCCCAGTCAGTTATACTAGTGTTCACAAATCCACCTTTGTTTCAAGATTCCCAGGAAATTTCTTTCTTTGGAGGGGCAGTGTACTATTCTTCTGTTGAGCTGTTAGTTGATAGACcattttttccttttgttcttttcgATGTGCTAACACGCAGGAGGCATGAAACGACCTCTTTCTATTGAAGAATTGTAGAATCATCATTCCTGATTCTTCACTGGACTTTACTTGCTTGGCGAAACAGTGCCACGTTTCCATGACACATTGATGTGCTTCCCAGCTTGTTCTGTGACTTGTCCCTCGCTTTGGCTTACAACTCTCTTTTTTCGACTGTTAACGATTAACATCATACATCCGCAAGTCGGATTCGTTTTCTCACCCCTGGGCGGCTCTTGTGTGCCACGGATTCCTAAAGGGCATCTGTCAATCTTCATCGACAATTCTTGCTACGAGATGAGATATTTTAACTAGGATATACAACTTCATTCAAAAAGGGATATTGATACTCGGCTCGACCGCAAAGCTTGCTAAGTGTGGCAGTCAATTATCTTTACAGCAAATCTTCAATGCAGAAATTCATCAATATAAGATCCTCATACAGCTTATACGTGTGGTGCTCCTCATTCCTTCAATTTAAACCGGTTTTATGGGTATTCGTAGTATGAAGCGAACTACTACTAATAACACTCACTCCGACCCACATTACTTGTCACATCCATATTAGCGACAAATAatatggatcgaagggagtacAAAATCAATTGGAGGAACGAAGAAGGCAGCACAATAGTTGTATTGTCCAACAAATCTTATGACGAAACAGAAATACGATGGTGGTCCAGTGTTCTTGTACTCTGCTTCACGAATAGACAAGGAAGCCAATGAGATGGAGAGAAAAAGATCAAATACAAAGGAGAGATATCTTGCGCTCTACAGTCCTCTCATCTGATAGGTCCGCTTCATATTCCACACGATCTGATTAATGGAGCCAGGAATCACCTCACTGATTTTGTAGAGAAAAATAATATTCCACGCCATACACGGGAACGTATAAAGAAACATATTCTCACACTCCAAGTTTCCAACGTCCAGAATAAAATACAGTACGGAGTAGCAAAAATACTACTGTAAAAAGAAAAAAGTGAAAATGAATCGGATGCCCCAAAACTCAAAATTAGGGAATCCCTAGTTCCCCACCCGGCCACCTCCCGATCCTCTTCCTCTATAAAGGCTGGTCCGCAGCATCGTCTCCGCGACACAGACGGTCGCCACTCGCCCACGCACCAGCCATTAACGCGCAGCTCGCATAACCTTCCTGTTTCTCTCCTCCTCTCCGTTGCCATGGCGGACCAGCTCAGCGAGGAGCAGATTGGCGAGTTCAAGGAGGCGTTCAGCCTCTTCGACAAGGACGGCGATGGTATCCACCCCCTCTTCCCCCCCATCCCCTCATTTACATTTGGCGGCGATCTCCCGCGATCAGGCCGGCCGGGCCTCTGCTCGATCGATCCGGACCACACGACATCAGGGTCCCTGGCCGACCAGGCATCGTGGTTTGATCCGATTGGCCAGATGCCTAGATCTGATTGGCGTGCCATGGCTGTGGCGAATTTATTTTTGATTCGATTTTCTTGACATGTTTGCTATGGTAATTAAGGGGCCCGCCCTGCTGGGATGATTTAATCTGACATGATTTTATCTTTTCTGAAATGACTTTTGGAACGAGGATGGGCGTATGCACATCAATTTTGCCAATATGGTGTTTTGTGATAACATAATCTGTGAGCACCTAGTTCTGTGACCCGCACCTGGTTATGTCATGGTTTGAGGTAAATGAACTGAAGTGCAGAATGTGATGCGAAACATGTTTTGGGGCCAATGTAAATTGGAAGAAGGGCGTTGCTGCGTGGGGTAGGTTGTTGGACGTAACCTGATAATAATAATAGTAGAATTTTGTTTTCTTTAAACCATATTAAATTCTGAAATAACAATATGCCAAGGTAGTGGCCTAGTGGTCAAAGATACTGCTGTCAATTGTCTTGCTAGCTATACTTTCATTTCGCTCGCATCAGATTCTTTAGATTGCAAAGCCAGAAACATATGCTTTAAGTCCTATCATGTCAATTTGGCAGCATTGTCGGGACGTTCTACGTGGGCTTAATGTGGGTTACTTTGTCAGTTACTTTCTATGGAATCGTATTATATTAAACACGTGCAAAAGGCTTAACACTTATGAATAAAGTGACTGCGTAAGAGAACCCGTACCTAGTCTGAACTGGTGAACCTCGGTGGCATGGAATAGAATATTGAACAGAGCACTACAATAATGGTGGACCATTCAATAATGATATTATCAGGCTTCTCATACACGGGGAGGGGCGCAGGTTGTGATTTCTTTGGATAAACGTTATTGTCAAATATTTGCAAAGTAAATGCTTGTGGTATACTTTCAGAGGAAAACAAAATTATATACAGCACACATCAATATTCGTATTCACCAGCTCACCTATTGACTTCATTGATATTGAATCTATAACCCAACCCTGAATAGTCATATTCAGTTTATTTAGTCAGATATTTGATCCTTTGTGGGAGTATCCTGCTATTCTTGTAAATGCTTTGCATACTATGTTTATGTTAGCAATATCTGCAagtcatttcaatgaatttggaTACTAAGATGGCATAGGAGACATGTCATTATAGGATTCTCAAATTGGGTTTTCTATATCAAGATGTATGCCACTTAGTGTATAATTTGTCTTGAATAATTATATAGCTTTAAAATTGTGTGGTACTCAATGAGTTGTTTATTTTTTGGAACCATTGGAAGAATAAGAGTAAAATTGGTGGCTGGGTTTTGTTGTGGACATGAGACTAGTGAGTATGGTCCGGTATGATAAGTTGTGGCTAAGATGTCACTTTGAGGGGAAAATAGTTTGGACGAGTTTAACCTTTTACTACTTATGACTAACAAGGGTTTGACAGATTTTGATTCTGACCTTAAATCTTTCATTCTCTGGTGCTGGCAATTGATGTTGTGTGTACCACAAAAGATGCAAGGTTATTAGATGTAAAGCCATATAGAAGTGCTGAGATTGATAATTAGGTGGTGCTGTTTTTCAACTAGAGAACAGAGAGATAACAAAGTAAAAACCTGCTCCTAAGTAGTCTGCTAGCCAATCTGTTTTTGCAAGCTGTTTGTTTTTTATGTAGAAATTAGCTGTTTAGAAATATTACCCGAGATCTGTCAAATGCTTTATGCATATATTGAACCAATGTAATTAAAATGTTATGCTGTTTATTATGTAGGTTAATCTTGGTGCTCCCTTCATTTCTGCATAACTCTTGTTTGAATCTTATTGTTCTGACTAATGGGCGAAAATAACTTTTAAGCTGGTTTTGTGTTCCTTTAATTAGAACAGTTGTTGATCCTTATATGTCTCGTCTAAATCTTCACACTTATACTATTAATTTTGTGGTCACTAAATCTGCAAGTTTGACTTTACAGGTGACAGCACAATCATAATATTCTTTCATATAGGTGTCTTAACATGAGCTGGTCTAATTTCTCAGGTAGCATCACCACCAAGGAGCTTGGCACCGTGATGCGCTCCCTTGGCCAGAACCCAACCGAAGCGGAGCTGCAGGACATGATCAACGAGGTGGATGCGGATGGCAACGGCACCATTGACTTTCCTGAGTTCCTGAACCTGATGGCCCGCAAGATGAAGGACACCGACTCAGAGGAGGAGCTGAAGGAGGCGTTCCGTGTCTTTGACAAGGACCAGAATGGTTTCATCTCTGCAGCTGAGCTTCGCCAGGTGATGACCAACCTCGGGGAGAAGCTCTccgaggaggaggtcgaggagatgGTGCGCGAGGCCGACGTCGATGGCGACGGCCAGATCAACTACGACGAGTTCGTCAAGGTCATGATGGCCAAGTGAGGAATCACCCCCTTTGAAATaaccttttattttctttctccgATAAAAAATAACGAACCGTCCAGCTTACAAGTTGCAGCTAGTATTCCATAACAATTTC contains:
- the LOC124660985 gene encoding ribonuclease III domain-containing protein RNC1, chloroplastic; translated protein: MAPPAMAFQALTFSPLPLHLPTTRRRVRALAVAADQPPQSPPSEPANSPSRLLRELAERKKYVSPKKKHPPRRFILKPPLDDERLTQRFLNSPQLSLKSLPLLSSCLPSAPLSAADRAWMDEYLLEAKQALGYPLAPSDTLGDGDDCPARHFDALLYLAFQHLDPSSERTRTRHVRNGHSRLWFLGQFVLELAFSEFFLQRYPRESPGPMRERVFALIGKRMLPKWIKAASLHNLVFPYDDLDRMIRKDREPPTKAVFWALFGAIYLCFGMPEVYRVLFEAFGMDPEEESCQPKLRRQLEDVDYVSVEFEKRQLTWQDVAAYRPPEDALFAHPRLFRACVPPGMHRFRGNIWDFDNRPKVMNILGYPLPKNDKIPEITEARNIELGLGLQLCFMHPSKYKFEHPRFCFERLEYVGQKIQDLVLAERLLMKHLDAPGRWLAEKHRRLLMNKYCGRYLRDKHLHHYIIYGETVQDRFEHNRRLRNPSTTAVQQAIHGLSYCVYGKPDVRRLMFEVFDFEQVQPKAV
- the LOC124663638 gene encoding calmodulin-3-like, which gives rise to MADQLSEEQIGEFKEAFSLFDKDGDGSITTKELGTVMRSLGQNPTEAELQDMINEVDADGNGTIDFPEFLNLMARKMKDTDSEEELKEAFRVFDKDQNGFISAAELRQVMTNLGEKLSEEEVEEMVREADVDGDGQINYDEFVKVMMAKRRKQRIEERRAPAKKKNVAAAKSGQKCTIL
- the LOC124660986 gene encoding uncharacterized protein LOC124660986 codes for the protein MANPRRAIALQIHTQAPPFPAAAAASSPSSLPSSLLHFLKRPASFPFLLSLFLLLTWISLRFHQPAPSSSLRRPAVAHDPQANLVRYPAALHPTPIAADGRGWLLDPVAAARDAGLPGGALVCLSLHVGVIQPGGLRGNHRHHTCNETFVIWGAKTKFRLENAEVKGKGYGEAIIAADEVAIVASTRSTAHALINMDVRPTFFLGCQDTPINPNSSNTDYKVWKDL